The Henckelia pumila isolate YLH828 chromosome 2, ASM3356847v2, whole genome shotgun sequence genome includes a window with the following:
- the LOC140883422 gene encoding uncharacterized protein isoform X1, whose translation MESTLKKFFGFSKFRPYQKEIVEQILRGRDCLVVMATGSGKSLCYQVPPLVSKKTAVVISPLISLMQDQVMALKQRGIRAEYISSAQTNPNVLKNAESGQYDILYLTPEKACGLTNSFWSRLLDSGICLLAVDEAHCISEWGHSFRVEYKQLDVLRDVLLNVPVVGLTATATGKVRDDIMLSLKMHDPHVTIGSFDRQNLFYSVNSIDHCNTFLDDLVKKISSYIDNASSTIIYCTTVKDAIQIFESLDAAGIAAGLYHGRMSNNAREDSHRSFIRDDFYVMVATVAFGMGIDKPDIRYVIHYGCPKSLESYYQESGRCGRDGVPSSCMMYYMRSDFSKADFYCAEARTADQRRAILESYMAAQRYCLLTTCRRNFLLEYFGEKNSPVNCGTCDNCTSSKKERDLSREAFLLLGCIQSCRGQYGLNLPVDVLRGSRSRRIVDAKYDKLPFHGLGKELPSNWWKELAYQLISRDYLIEIFRDMYKFVRVGPKGMQFLNSCTPDYQPPLLLTLTPEMMGNEENKVEVSEAGSINCCTDLDLDKFSQVEDLLYRRLVEERLKYARDTGTAPYALCGDQTLRRIAVTRPSTRARLANIDGVNQHFLTTHGDILLQTIHSLSKELSLSLDGEPHAEPLVSRKVPIKPNNKRLTTPVRFQSWKMWQDGLTLQKIANHPDRAAPIKEGTVLEHILESAREGCAIDWRRLCEEIELTHEISKHIQDAVSKVGNEKLKPIKDELPEEVTYSQIRAILIMQELGLSMGIISSGHQHNGTADESSNGMSEPSNASDHSWQMEGVQPNLDSLNPNVDDGGSVEKSQQIIPDLLVEDADINEAAAAHMDDLNCSRKRQKHDTPKEEHNIATESSVLIWLDNFGDGVSLSDILEHFNGSKEESIIDILQGLEGEFLIFKKKNVYKVI comes from the exons ATGGAGTCCACTCTCAAG AAATTTTTTGGCTTTTCGAAATTCCGACCGTACCAGAAGGAAATCGTGGAACAAATTCTCCGAGGAAGAGATTGCTTGGTGGTTATGGCCACTGGAAGTGGCAAATCACTGTG CTACCAGGTGCCGCCATTGGTTTCAAAAAAGACTGCTGTGGTTATAAGTCCTCTTATATCTCTAATGCAGGATCAG GTAATGGCGTTGAAGCAAAGGGGTATACGTGCCGAGTATATTTCCAGTGCTCAAACTAATCCTAATGTGCTTAAAAATGCCGAGAGTGGTCAATACGATATTCTGTACCTGACGCCGGAGAAGGCCTGTGGGCTCACAAATAG TTTCTGGTCAAGATTACTGGATTCAGGAATCTGTCTATTGGCTGTTGATGAAGCACATTGCATATCAGAGTGGGGCCATAGTTTCAG GGTGGAATACAAGCAATTAGACGTGTTGCGTGATGTTCTTTTAAATGTTCCAGTAGTTGGATTAACTGCAACTGCCACTGGAAA GGTCCGCGATGACATCATGCTTTCATTGAAGATGCATGATCCTCATGTAACTATTGGATCGTTTGACCGCCAAAATCTCTTCTACAGTGTCAACTCTATTGACCACTGTAACACTTTTCTGGACGATCTTGTGAAGAAAATCTCTTCTTATATAGACAATGCAAGTTCAACAATAATTTACTGCACGACTGTCAAAGATGCTATACAG ATTTTTGAGTCTCTTGATGCGGCGGGAATTGCTGCTGGATTATACCATGGACGAATGTCTAACAATGCACGTGAGGATTCCCACAG ATCATTCATTAGAGATGACTTTTATGTCATGGTCGCCACAGTAGCTTTTGGTATGGGTATTGACAAGCCTGATATAAGATATGTAATCCATTATGGCTGCCCAAAGAGTTTGGAATCATACTATCAGGAAAGTGGACGTTGTGGCAGAGATGGCGTTCCTTCATCCTGCATGATGTATTATATGAGAAGTGACTTTTCAAAAGCTGACTTTTATTGTGCTGAAGCACGCACA GCTGACCAAAGAAGAGCGATATTGGAGTCATATATGGCTGCACAACGCTATTGTTTGCTGACAACTTGCAGAAGAAACTTTTTGTTGGAATACTTTGGCGAGAAAAACTCTCCTGTTAACTGTG GAACTTGTGATAATTGCACTAGCTCAAAGAAAGAGCGTGACTTGTCCAGGGAGGCATTTCTTCTATTGGGTTGCATTCAGTCATGCAGGGGCCAATATGGTCTCAATTTACCTGTGGATGTTCTTCGTGGGTCTCGA TCCAGGAGAATTGTTGATGCTAAGTATGACAAGCTTCCATTTCACGGCCTTGGCAAAGAATTGCCATCTAATTGGTGGAAGGAACTAGCTTATCAGTTAATTTCACGTG ATTATTTGATCGAGATCTTCAGAGACATGTATAAATTTGTAAG AGTTGGACCAAAAGGCATGCAATTTTTGAACTCCTGCACCCCTGATTATCAACCCCCATTGTTGCTGACGTTGACTCCAGAGATGATGGGTAATGAGGAAAACAAAGTTGAAGTTAGTGAGGCTGGATCTATCAATTGTTGCACTGACCTTGATTTAGATAAATTTTCGCAG GTAGAAGATCTGCTATATAGAAGGCTGGTGGAAGAGAGACTGAAGTATGCAAGAGACACTGGAACTGCTCC ATATGCATTATGTGGTGATCAAACATTAAGAAGAATAGCAGTGACAAGGCCTTCTACGAGAGCTAGGCTAGCAAATATAGATGGTGTAAACCAG CACTTTTTGACAACACATGGTGATATTTTACTGCAAACTATCCATTCTCTATCAAAAGAATTGAGCCTCTCTTTAGATGGGGAGCCACATGCAGAACCACTTGTGTCAAGAAAGGTTCCGATTAAACCCAACAATAAAAGATTAACCACCCCTGTGAGGTTTCAATCTTGGAAAATGTGGCAAGATGGTTTGACACTCCAAAAAATTGCT AATCACCCCGATAGAGCAGCTCCAATAAAAGAAGGAACTGTCTTAGAGCATATTCTTGAATCAGCGAGAGAGGGATGTGCTATTGATTGGCGCAGATTATGTGAGGAGATTGAACTTACGCATGAGATATCTAAACATATTCAGGATGCTGTATCAAAAGTAGGCAATGAAAAGTTAAAGCCTATAAAAGACGAATTACCAGAGGAG GTGACTTACAGCCAGATTAGAGCCATCTTGATTATGCAAGAGCTTGGATTATCAATGGGTATTATTTCATCTGGCCATCAACACAATGGCACAGCAGATGAATCCTCTAATGGGATGTCAGAACCTTCCAATGCGTCCGACCATTCTTGGCAAATGGAAGGGGTTCAGCCTAATCTTGATTCGCTCAATCCCAATGTGGATGATGGTGGTTCAGTTGAAAAATCTCAACAAATCATCCCTGATCTTCTGGTTGAGGATGCAGATATAAATGAAGCTGCAGCTGCTCATATGGACGATTTAAACTGTTCTAGGAAACGCCAAAAACATGATACACCTAAGGAAGAACATAATATTGCCACAGAGAGTTCTGTTCTAATCTGGCTTGATAATTTTGGGGATGGA GTTTCGCTTTCTGATATCCTGGAGCATTTCAATGGATCAAAAGAAGAGTCGATAATCGATATTCTGCAGGGTCTGGAGGGTGAGTTTCTGATATTTAAGAAGAAAAACGTTTACAAAGTAATATAA
- the LOC140883422 gene encoding uncharacterized protein isoform X2, giving the protein MESTLKKFFGFSKFRPYQKEIVEQILRGRDCLVVMATGSGKSLCYQVPPLVSKKTAVVISPLISLMQDQVMALKQRGIRAEYISSAQTNPNVLKNAESGQYDILYLTPEKACGLTNRVEYKQLDVLRDVLLNVPVVGLTATATGKVRDDIMLSLKMHDPHVTIGSFDRQNLFYSVNSIDHCNTFLDDLVKKISSYIDNASSTIIYCTTVKDAIQIFESLDAAGIAAGLYHGRMSNNAREDSHRSFIRDDFYVMVATVAFGMGIDKPDIRYVIHYGCPKSLESYYQESGRCGRDGVPSSCMMYYMRSDFSKADFYCAEARTADQRRAILESYMAAQRYCLLTTCRRNFLLEYFGEKNSPVNCGTCDNCTSSKKERDLSREAFLLLGCIQSCRGQYGLNLPVDVLRGSRSRRIVDAKYDKLPFHGLGKELPSNWWKELAYQLISRDYLIEIFRDMYKFVRVGPKGMQFLNSCTPDYQPPLLLTLTPEMMGNEENKVEVSEAGSINCCTDLDLDKFSQVEDLLYRRLVEERLKYARDTGTAPYALCGDQTLRRIAVTRPSTRARLANIDGVNQHFLTTHGDILLQTIHSLSKELSLSLDGEPHAEPLVSRKVPIKPNNKRLTTPVRFQSWKMWQDGLTLQKIANHPDRAAPIKEGTVLEHILESAREGCAIDWRRLCEEIELTHEISKHIQDAVSKVGNEKLKPIKDELPEEVTYSQIRAILIMQELGLSMGIISSGHQHNGTADESSNGMSEPSNASDHSWQMEGVQPNLDSLNPNVDDGGSVEKSQQIIPDLLVEDADINEAAAAHMDDLNCSRKRQKHDTPKEEHNIATESSVLIWLDNFGDGVSLSDILEHFNGSKEESIIDILQGLEGEFLIFKKKNVYKVI; this is encoded by the exons ATGGAGTCCACTCTCAAG AAATTTTTTGGCTTTTCGAAATTCCGACCGTACCAGAAGGAAATCGTGGAACAAATTCTCCGAGGAAGAGATTGCTTGGTGGTTATGGCCACTGGAAGTGGCAAATCACTGTG CTACCAGGTGCCGCCATTGGTTTCAAAAAAGACTGCTGTGGTTATAAGTCCTCTTATATCTCTAATGCAGGATCAG GTAATGGCGTTGAAGCAAAGGGGTATACGTGCCGAGTATATTTCCAGTGCTCAAACTAATCCTAATGTGCTTAAAAATGCCGAGAGTGGTCAATACGATATTCTGTACCTGACGCCGGAGAAGGCCTGTGGGCTCACAAATAG GGTGGAATACAAGCAATTAGACGTGTTGCGTGATGTTCTTTTAAATGTTCCAGTAGTTGGATTAACTGCAACTGCCACTGGAAA GGTCCGCGATGACATCATGCTTTCATTGAAGATGCATGATCCTCATGTAACTATTGGATCGTTTGACCGCCAAAATCTCTTCTACAGTGTCAACTCTATTGACCACTGTAACACTTTTCTGGACGATCTTGTGAAGAAAATCTCTTCTTATATAGACAATGCAAGTTCAACAATAATTTACTGCACGACTGTCAAAGATGCTATACAG ATTTTTGAGTCTCTTGATGCGGCGGGAATTGCTGCTGGATTATACCATGGACGAATGTCTAACAATGCACGTGAGGATTCCCACAG ATCATTCATTAGAGATGACTTTTATGTCATGGTCGCCACAGTAGCTTTTGGTATGGGTATTGACAAGCCTGATATAAGATATGTAATCCATTATGGCTGCCCAAAGAGTTTGGAATCATACTATCAGGAAAGTGGACGTTGTGGCAGAGATGGCGTTCCTTCATCCTGCATGATGTATTATATGAGAAGTGACTTTTCAAAAGCTGACTTTTATTGTGCTGAAGCACGCACA GCTGACCAAAGAAGAGCGATATTGGAGTCATATATGGCTGCACAACGCTATTGTTTGCTGACAACTTGCAGAAGAAACTTTTTGTTGGAATACTTTGGCGAGAAAAACTCTCCTGTTAACTGTG GAACTTGTGATAATTGCACTAGCTCAAAGAAAGAGCGTGACTTGTCCAGGGAGGCATTTCTTCTATTGGGTTGCATTCAGTCATGCAGGGGCCAATATGGTCTCAATTTACCTGTGGATGTTCTTCGTGGGTCTCGA TCCAGGAGAATTGTTGATGCTAAGTATGACAAGCTTCCATTTCACGGCCTTGGCAAAGAATTGCCATCTAATTGGTGGAAGGAACTAGCTTATCAGTTAATTTCACGTG ATTATTTGATCGAGATCTTCAGAGACATGTATAAATTTGTAAG AGTTGGACCAAAAGGCATGCAATTTTTGAACTCCTGCACCCCTGATTATCAACCCCCATTGTTGCTGACGTTGACTCCAGAGATGATGGGTAATGAGGAAAACAAAGTTGAAGTTAGTGAGGCTGGATCTATCAATTGTTGCACTGACCTTGATTTAGATAAATTTTCGCAG GTAGAAGATCTGCTATATAGAAGGCTGGTGGAAGAGAGACTGAAGTATGCAAGAGACACTGGAACTGCTCC ATATGCATTATGTGGTGATCAAACATTAAGAAGAATAGCAGTGACAAGGCCTTCTACGAGAGCTAGGCTAGCAAATATAGATGGTGTAAACCAG CACTTTTTGACAACACATGGTGATATTTTACTGCAAACTATCCATTCTCTATCAAAAGAATTGAGCCTCTCTTTAGATGGGGAGCCACATGCAGAACCACTTGTGTCAAGAAAGGTTCCGATTAAACCCAACAATAAAAGATTAACCACCCCTGTGAGGTTTCAATCTTGGAAAATGTGGCAAGATGGTTTGACACTCCAAAAAATTGCT AATCACCCCGATAGAGCAGCTCCAATAAAAGAAGGAACTGTCTTAGAGCATATTCTTGAATCAGCGAGAGAGGGATGTGCTATTGATTGGCGCAGATTATGTGAGGAGATTGAACTTACGCATGAGATATCTAAACATATTCAGGATGCTGTATCAAAAGTAGGCAATGAAAAGTTAAAGCCTATAAAAGACGAATTACCAGAGGAG GTGACTTACAGCCAGATTAGAGCCATCTTGATTATGCAAGAGCTTGGATTATCAATGGGTATTATTTCATCTGGCCATCAACACAATGGCACAGCAGATGAATCCTCTAATGGGATGTCAGAACCTTCCAATGCGTCCGACCATTCTTGGCAAATGGAAGGGGTTCAGCCTAATCTTGATTCGCTCAATCCCAATGTGGATGATGGTGGTTCAGTTGAAAAATCTCAACAAATCATCCCTGATCTTCTGGTTGAGGATGCAGATATAAATGAAGCTGCAGCTGCTCATATGGACGATTTAAACTGTTCTAGGAAACGCCAAAAACATGATACACCTAAGGAAGAACATAATATTGCCACAGAGAGTTCTGTTCTAATCTGGCTTGATAATTTTGGGGATGGA GTTTCGCTTTCTGATATCCTGGAGCATTTCAATGGATCAAAAGAAGAGTCGATAATCGATATTCTGCAGGGTCTGGAGGGTGAGTTTCTGATATTTAAGAAGAAAAACGTTTACAAAGTAATATAA
- the LOC140883422 gene encoding uncharacterized protein isoform X3 has protein sequence MIFWSRLLDSGICLLAVDEAHCISEWGHSFRVEYKQLDVLRDVLLNVPVVGLTATATGKVRDDIMLSLKMHDPHVTIGSFDRQNLFYSVNSIDHCNTFLDDLVKKISSYIDNASSTIIYCTTVKDAIQIFESLDAAGIAAGLYHGRMSNNAREDSHRSFIRDDFYVMVATVAFGMGIDKPDIRYVIHYGCPKSLESYYQESGRCGRDGVPSSCMMYYMRSDFSKADFYCAEARTADQRRAILESYMAAQRYCLLTTCRRNFLLEYFGEKNSPVNCGTCDNCTSSKKERDLSREAFLLLGCIQSCRGQYGLNLPVDVLRGSRSRRIVDAKYDKLPFHGLGKELPSNWWKELAYQLISRDYLIEIFRDMYKFVRVGPKGMQFLNSCTPDYQPPLLLTLTPEMMGNEENKVEVSEAGSINCCTDLDLDKFSQVEDLLYRRLVEERLKYARDTGTAPYALCGDQTLRRIAVTRPSTRARLANIDGVNQHFLTTHGDILLQTIHSLSKELSLSLDGEPHAEPLVSRKVPIKPNNKRLTTPVRFQSWKMWQDGLTLQKIANHPDRAAPIKEGTVLEHILESAREGCAIDWRRLCEEIELTHEISKHIQDAVSKVGNEKLKPIKDELPEEVTYSQIRAILIMQELGLSMGIISSGHQHNGTADESSNGMSEPSNASDHSWQMEGVQPNLDSLNPNVDDGGSVEKSQQIIPDLLVEDADINEAAAAHMDDLNCSRKRQKHDTPKEEHNIATESSVLIWLDNFGDGVSLSDILEHFNGSKEESIIDILQGLEGEFLIFKKKNVYKVI, from the exons ATGAT TTTCTGGTCAAGATTACTGGATTCAGGAATCTGTCTATTGGCTGTTGATGAAGCACATTGCATATCAGAGTGGGGCCATAGTTTCAG GGTGGAATACAAGCAATTAGACGTGTTGCGTGATGTTCTTTTAAATGTTCCAGTAGTTGGATTAACTGCAACTGCCACTGGAAA GGTCCGCGATGACATCATGCTTTCATTGAAGATGCATGATCCTCATGTAACTATTGGATCGTTTGACCGCCAAAATCTCTTCTACAGTGTCAACTCTATTGACCACTGTAACACTTTTCTGGACGATCTTGTGAAGAAAATCTCTTCTTATATAGACAATGCAAGTTCAACAATAATTTACTGCACGACTGTCAAAGATGCTATACAG ATTTTTGAGTCTCTTGATGCGGCGGGAATTGCTGCTGGATTATACCATGGACGAATGTCTAACAATGCACGTGAGGATTCCCACAG ATCATTCATTAGAGATGACTTTTATGTCATGGTCGCCACAGTAGCTTTTGGTATGGGTATTGACAAGCCTGATATAAGATATGTAATCCATTATGGCTGCCCAAAGAGTTTGGAATCATACTATCAGGAAAGTGGACGTTGTGGCAGAGATGGCGTTCCTTCATCCTGCATGATGTATTATATGAGAAGTGACTTTTCAAAAGCTGACTTTTATTGTGCTGAAGCACGCACA GCTGACCAAAGAAGAGCGATATTGGAGTCATATATGGCTGCACAACGCTATTGTTTGCTGACAACTTGCAGAAGAAACTTTTTGTTGGAATACTTTGGCGAGAAAAACTCTCCTGTTAACTGTG GAACTTGTGATAATTGCACTAGCTCAAAGAAAGAGCGTGACTTGTCCAGGGAGGCATTTCTTCTATTGGGTTGCATTCAGTCATGCAGGGGCCAATATGGTCTCAATTTACCTGTGGATGTTCTTCGTGGGTCTCGA TCCAGGAGAATTGTTGATGCTAAGTATGACAAGCTTCCATTTCACGGCCTTGGCAAAGAATTGCCATCTAATTGGTGGAAGGAACTAGCTTATCAGTTAATTTCACGTG ATTATTTGATCGAGATCTTCAGAGACATGTATAAATTTGTAAG AGTTGGACCAAAAGGCATGCAATTTTTGAACTCCTGCACCCCTGATTATCAACCCCCATTGTTGCTGACGTTGACTCCAGAGATGATGGGTAATGAGGAAAACAAAGTTGAAGTTAGTGAGGCTGGATCTATCAATTGTTGCACTGACCTTGATTTAGATAAATTTTCGCAG GTAGAAGATCTGCTATATAGAAGGCTGGTGGAAGAGAGACTGAAGTATGCAAGAGACACTGGAACTGCTCC ATATGCATTATGTGGTGATCAAACATTAAGAAGAATAGCAGTGACAAGGCCTTCTACGAGAGCTAGGCTAGCAAATATAGATGGTGTAAACCAG CACTTTTTGACAACACATGGTGATATTTTACTGCAAACTATCCATTCTCTATCAAAAGAATTGAGCCTCTCTTTAGATGGGGAGCCACATGCAGAACCACTTGTGTCAAGAAAGGTTCCGATTAAACCCAACAATAAAAGATTAACCACCCCTGTGAGGTTTCAATCTTGGAAAATGTGGCAAGATGGTTTGACACTCCAAAAAATTGCT AATCACCCCGATAGAGCAGCTCCAATAAAAGAAGGAACTGTCTTAGAGCATATTCTTGAATCAGCGAGAGAGGGATGTGCTATTGATTGGCGCAGATTATGTGAGGAGATTGAACTTACGCATGAGATATCTAAACATATTCAGGATGCTGTATCAAAAGTAGGCAATGAAAAGTTAAAGCCTATAAAAGACGAATTACCAGAGGAG GTGACTTACAGCCAGATTAGAGCCATCTTGATTATGCAAGAGCTTGGATTATCAATGGGTATTATTTCATCTGGCCATCAACACAATGGCACAGCAGATGAATCCTCTAATGGGATGTCAGAACCTTCCAATGCGTCCGACCATTCTTGGCAAATGGAAGGGGTTCAGCCTAATCTTGATTCGCTCAATCCCAATGTGGATGATGGTGGTTCAGTTGAAAAATCTCAACAAATCATCCCTGATCTTCTGGTTGAGGATGCAGATATAAATGAAGCTGCAGCTGCTCATATGGACGATTTAAACTGTTCTAGGAAACGCCAAAAACATGATACACCTAAGGAAGAACATAATATTGCCACAGAGAGTTCTGTTCTAATCTGGCTTGATAATTTTGGGGATGGA GTTTCGCTTTCTGATATCCTGGAGCATTTCAATGGATCAAAAGAAGAGTCGATAATCGATATTCTGCAGGGTCTGGAGGGTGAGTTTCTGATATTTAAGAAGAAAAACGTTTACAAAGTAATATAA
- the LOC140883422 gene encoding uncharacterized protein isoform X4 — translation MLSLKMHDPHVTIGSFDRQNLFYSVNSIDHCNTFLDDLVKKISSYIDNASSTIIYCTTVKDAIQIFESLDAAGIAAGLYHGRMSNNAREDSHRSFIRDDFYVMVATVAFGMGIDKPDIRYVIHYGCPKSLESYYQESGRCGRDGVPSSCMMYYMRSDFSKADFYCAEARTADQRRAILESYMAAQRYCLLTTCRRNFLLEYFGEKNSPVNCGTCDNCTSSKKERDLSREAFLLLGCIQSCRGQYGLNLPVDVLRGSRSRRIVDAKYDKLPFHGLGKELPSNWWKELAYQLISRDYLIEIFRDMYKFVRVGPKGMQFLNSCTPDYQPPLLLTLTPEMMGNEENKVEVSEAGSINCCTDLDLDKFSQVEDLLYRRLVEERLKYARDTGTAPYALCGDQTLRRIAVTRPSTRARLANIDGVNQHFLTTHGDILLQTIHSLSKELSLSLDGEPHAEPLVSRKVPIKPNNKRLTTPVRFQSWKMWQDGLTLQKIANHPDRAAPIKEGTVLEHILESAREGCAIDWRRLCEEIELTHEISKHIQDAVSKVGNEKLKPIKDELPEEVTYSQIRAILIMQELGLSMGIISSGHQHNGTADESSNGMSEPSNASDHSWQMEGVQPNLDSLNPNVDDGGSVEKSQQIIPDLLVEDADINEAAAAHMDDLNCSRKRQKHDTPKEEHNIATESSVLIWLDNFGDGVSLSDILEHFNGSKEESIIDILQGLEGEFLIFKKKNVYKVI, via the exons ATGCTTTCATTGAAGATGCATGATCCTCATGTAACTATTGGATCGTTTGACCGCCAAAATCTCTTCTACAGTGTCAACTCTATTGACCACTGTAACACTTTTCTGGACGATCTTGTGAAGAAAATCTCTTCTTATATAGACAATGCAAGTTCAACAATAATTTACTGCACGACTGTCAAAGATGCTATACAG ATTTTTGAGTCTCTTGATGCGGCGGGAATTGCTGCTGGATTATACCATGGACGAATGTCTAACAATGCACGTGAGGATTCCCACAG ATCATTCATTAGAGATGACTTTTATGTCATGGTCGCCACAGTAGCTTTTGGTATGGGTATTGACAAGCCTGATATAAGATATGTAATCCATTATGGCTGCCCAAAGAGTTTGGAATCATACTATCAGGAAAGTGGACGTTGTGGCAGAGATGGCGTTCCTTCATCCTGCATGATGTATTATATGAGAAGTGACTTTTCAAAAGCTGACTTTTATTGTGCTGAAGCACGCACA GCTGACCAAAGAAGAGCGATATTGGAGTCATATATGGCTGCACAACGCTATTGTTTGCTGACAACTTGCAGAAGAAACTTTTTGTTGGAATACTTTGGCGAGAAAAACTCTCCTGTTAACTGTG GAACTTGTGATAATTGCACTAGCTCAAAGAAAGAGCGTGACTTGTCCAGGGAGGCATTTCTTCTATTGGGTTGCATTCAGTCATGCAGGGGCCAATATGGTCTCAATTTACCTGTGGATGTTCTTCGTGGGTCTCGA TCCAGGAGAATTGTTGATGCTAAGTATGACAAGCTTCCATTTCACGGCCTTGGCAAAGAATTGCCATCTAATTGGTGGAAGGAACTAGCTTATCAGTTAATTTCACGTG ATTATTTGATCGAGATCTTCAGAGACATGTATAAATTTGTAAG AGTTGGACCAAAAGGCATGCAATTTTTGAACTCCTGCACCCCTGATTATCAACCCCCATTGTTGCTGACGTTGACTCCAGAGATGATGGGTAATGAGGAAAACAAAGTTGAAGTTAGTGAGGCTGGATCTATCAATTGTTGCACTGACCTTGATTTAGATAAATTTTCGCAG GTAGAAGATCTGCTATATAGAAGGCTGGTGGAAGAGAGACTGAAGTATGCAAGAGACACTGGAACTGCTCC ATATGCATTATGTGGTGATCAAACATTAAGAAGAATAGCAGTGACAAGGCCTTCTACGAGAGCTAGGCTAGCAAATATAGATGGTGTAAACCAG CACTTTTTGACAACACATGGTGATATTTTACTGCAAACTATCCATTCTCTATCAAAAGAATTGAGCCTCTCTTTAGATGGGGAGCCACATGCAGAACCACTTGTGTCAAGAAAGGTTCCGATTAAACCCAACAATAAAAGATTAACCACCCCTGTGAGGTTTCAATCTTGGAAAATGTGGCAAGATGGTTTGACACTCCAAAAAATTGCT AATCACCCCGATAGAGCAGCTCCAATAAAAGAAGGAACTGTCTTAGAGCATATTCTTGAATCAGCGAGAGAGGGATGTGCTATTGATTGGCGCAGATTATGTGAGGAGATTGAACTTACGCATGAGATATCTAAACATATTCAGGATGCTGTATCAAAAGTAGGCAATGAAAAGTTAAAGCCTATAAAAGACGAATTACCAGAGGAG GTGACTTACAGCCAGATTAGAGCCATCTTGATTATGCAAGAGCTTGGATTATCAATGGGTATTATTTCATCTGGCCATCAACACAATGGCACAGCAGATGAATCCTCTAATGGGATGTCAGAACCTTCCAATGCGTCCGACCATTCTTGGCAAATGGAAGGGGTTCAGCCTAATCTTGATTCGCTCAATCCCAATGTGGATGATGGTGGTTCAGTTGAAAAATCTCAACAAATCATCCCTGATCTTCTGGTTGAGGATGCAGATATAAATGAAGCTGCAGCTGCTCATATGGACGATTTAAACTGTTCTAGGAAACGCCAAAAACATGATACACCTAAGGAAGAACATAATATTGCCACAGAGAGTTCTGTTCTAATCTGGCTTGATAATTTTGGGGATGGA GTTTCGCTTTCTGATATCCTGGAGCATTTCAATGGATCAAAAGAAGAGTCGATAATCGATATTCTGCAGGGTCTGGAGGGTGAGTTTCTGATATTTAAGAAGAAAAACGTTTACAAAGTAATATAA